GGCCCTGACGCGCGTTCAGCCGTTCACATACGTAGCCTTCACGGCAGTCGGAACTGCTCTCGCACATGCGGACACAGAGGTTTGGCGACCCTTGCTGCTGCAGGCAACGATTCTCCTCGCCGAGACGAGAACAATCCGCAAAGGTGCCACAATCGAGCGTGGTGCAGTAGCCGTCTGTCCAGTCGGTGATACACGTCCCGCCCTGACAGTCTGTGTCTTGTGCGCATGCCTCGCCGTCAGCCACGCCTGTGGGTGCCTGGCAAATATCGCCCGCGGGTGTGGTCACACACGCGAGCCCGGCCGGGCAGGTATCGTCCGAGGTACAGGCGGTCTCACAGACGTCGTTGACACAAAGCGTTCCGACGGGGCATTCGGCGCATGGATCGGGTGGCGGAAGGTCGGGCTCGGTCGGGCCCACGTCTTCGCCGGCATCTTCGTCGGCGTCGGGGCTCAACATATCCACGGGTTCCATGGGCATCCAGCCTTCGGGCTTCTCTTCGGTATCATTGCCGCAGGCGGCTAGAAACAAGGCGAGTACTACAAATTTGCGCATTCAGATCTCTTAAATAAGTCACCGGGCTTAGATGTAGCAGAATTTGTTGGGGTGCGCATATGTATACCAGCCGAATACGAAAGGTGCCCCGGAAACGGCCGTAAGTGGTTGCAGGCCAGACATTCCACGTCTACTTTCAAATCTCAGGCTATTCGCGCAGCCTGGAGACGGAGCGAGCCTGGTCCCTCCCATCGAGCTCGTCGCTTGCTTTGTCGCAACTCGGAGAATGACGTTCTGTCATTCTCCGTTTTGTTTCTTGGAACCCAAGTTCTTGGCTTCTGAGCAATCCTTTGTTAGATCTGAAAGGAGTTCTAGAACTCAACTTCCTTCTAACGAGGACGGAGCCCTCGTTGACATACACACTTCCAATACCAGGCGAGGTCATCGCCGAGCGCTACAGACTCAAGCGCGCCATTGCGCGTGGAAGTATGGGTGTGATCATGCAGGCCGAGCATCTGAGCCTGCAGCGCGACGTAGCCATCAAGTTCCTTGCGCCGGGCACGCGCGGCATGGATATAGCCGTCGGAAGGTTCAGACGCGAGGCCATGTTGAGCAAGGAGCTCAACCACCCGAACATCATCCAGATCTACGATTTCGGGCAGCATCACGACGCCTACTATCTGGTCATGGAGCTTTTGGACGGCCACGAGGTGCGCGACCTCATCGCGCGCGGCCCACAACCGTTCACACGCGTGGTGGACATAGCCGTTCAAGCCTTAGAGGGGTTGGCCGAGGCGCATTCCAAGGGAATTGTTCACCGAGACCTCAAACCTGCGAACCTCTTTCTGACCCGCGATCGGCGCGACCGCGACGTGGTCAAACTCCTGGATTTTGGCATCGCCAAAGCCGTCAATGATCCTGCCGATGATGTGCACCTAACCCAGGCAGGCCGGGTCTGCGGAACGCCTGCGTACATGGCGCCTGAGGTCTATCTCGACGAGGCAGTGACGCCCGCCATCGACGTTTACGCCATGGGGCTCATCATGCTCGAGCTTCTCTATGGACGGCGGATCGTCGAGCATAAGATGCCGGCGGTGATGATGCTCAAACACCTTCGGATGCCGTTCTACCTTGTAGATGCCTTGAGAGATTCGGCGCTTGGTGCCGTGCTTGAACGGGCTTTGCACAAAGAGCCGGAAGAGCGATTTGGGCACGCGGACGCGTTCCTTGGGGCGCTCCTCGAGGTGAAGTCGGTACCGGAGACCACCCTTTCGCGGTTTGATATCGACCGCGAGTTTGACCGGATGTTCGCGGATTTCAAGGCCGATCCAAACGTCTCAAAAACCCTGCGCGACCTCGGTGAAGACGCCCTGGACGAGAGCGCGGACCTGGACTTGGGCGAGGATTGGGAGCCGTATGAACCGGTGTCGGAGCCCCCGGACGAGGCGAGGACCGAGAGCGATATCAAACGGGCGACGCACGTCCTCTCACATACCTACTTTCCGGACTCGACCTCGGGTACGTGGCAGCGTGTGGGCGAGCGTTCTGGCACCTCGGAATCTTTGAGTGCGTTGCCCAGTGCGAACGTGGATCCGATCGAAGAATCCAAGGCTGATATCCTTGTGGGCGTGGCCGCGGCGCTGGTGCTTATCGTATTGATCGTCGTGCTCTACGTGTTCTGAACAACGTCATTTTTCTGGGGATTTAGCCCCACTTGAGGTAACCTCTCCTTGCACAACACGCATAGGAAGTAGCCATGGGCATGCACGACGTACGAGTAGCAGGAGCCGAGGAGCTTAGACAATTCATGAAGCGCCTCTTGCGCGACGTCAAAGCCCTTGAACGTATGCTCGCCGACGGCCTTGTTGAAACGGGCGTCCGGCGCATCGGTGCGGAGCAAGAACTCTTTCTTGTCGACGAGTCTTTTGGCGCAGCACCGGTGGCGCTGGAGGTGCTCAATCGCCTCAAAGACCACCCTGAATTCACCACAGAGCTCGG
This Microvenator marinus DNA region includes the following protein-coding sequences:
- a CDS encoding serine/threonine-protein kinase — translated: MTYTLPIPGEVIAERYRLKRAIARGSMGVIMQAEHLSLQRDVAIKFLAPGTRGMDIAVGRFRREAMLSKELNHPNIIQIYDFGQHHDAYYLVMELLDGHEVRDLIARGPQPFTRVVDIAVQALEGLAEAHSKGIVHRDLKPANLFLTRDRRDRDVVKLLDFGIAKAVNDPADDVHLTQAGRVCGTPAYMAPEVYLDEAVTPAIDVYAMGLIMLELLYGRRIVEHKMPAVMMLKHLRMPFYLVDALRDSALGAVLERALHKEPEERFGHADAFLGALLEVKSVPETTLSRFDIDREFDRMFADFKADPNVSKTLRDLGEDALDESADLDLGEDWEPYEPVSEPPDEARTESDIKRATHVLSHTYFPDSTSGTWQRVGERSGTSESLSALPSANVDPIEESKADILVGVAAALVLIVLIVVLYVF